One genomic window of Ctenopharyngodon idella isolate HZGC_01 chromosome 18, HZGC01, whole genome shotgun sequence includes the following:
- the ankrd34c gene encoding ankyrin repeat domain-containing protein 34C, protein MADVLELRTDGNSLLKAVWLRRLRLTRLLLEGGAYINESNDRGETPLMVACMSKHSDQQSVSKAKLVKYLLDNKADPNIQDKAGRTALMHACSHRAGHEVVSLLLTNGADPSLEDRHGSSALVYAVNADDKETLKVLLDACKAKGKEVIIITTDKSPSGTKTTKQYLNVPPSPELDERTSLAPCASPSEIDLHALPSPSKEEEKDTVFNFQTKFKSTSNTAAKLPNGLTSPSKKPVNPKRARLPQLKRLQSEPWGLIAPSVLAAANEESKRANSDEDVVAGVNGLSLSKRGTLSRHNSVDGKDILFPILGDQTAKISQTSSSKASYERSLAQHQPLGRRSTVPTEQDGCGGNLGPASLRDTLHRRRLGNEHYDSDSQLYSDSSMLDSPKAPLERRKLNTSPLAMLTGSRESLDSNPSTSSPSTARCRAPGLLERRGSGTLLLDYISHTRPGHLPPLNVNPNPPIPDIGASSKPSSPLAAGIRPIAPVAPNSPKRSNLRTKKKLVRRHSMQVEQMKQLSNFEEPNHQS, encoded by the coding sequence ATGGCTGACGTGCTGGAGCTCAGGACGGATGGGAACTCTCTGCTGAAAGCAGTATGGCTTCGCCGTTTGCGCCTTACAAGACTTCTCCTGGAAGGTGGAGCCTACATCAATGAAAGCAACGATCGTGGAGAGACGCCACTCATGGTGGCCTGCATGTCCAAACACTCTGACCAGCAGAGTGTCAGCAAGGCTAAGCTTGTCAAGTACCTTCTGGACAACAAAGCTGACCCTAATATCCAAGACAAAGCTGGAAGGACAGCCCTCATGCATGCATGCAGCCACAGGGCAGGACATGAGGTGGTCTCACTTCTACTGACCAACGGGGCTGATCCGAGTCTGGAGGACCGTCATGGATCTTCTGCTTTAGTCTATGCTGTCAACGCAGATGATAAAGAAACCTTAAAAGTTCTCCTTGATGCCTGCAAAGCCAAAGGCAAGGAGGTCATCATCATTACCACCGACAAATCGCCGTCTGGAACCAAAACTACCAAGCAGTACCTGAATGTTCCTCCGTCTCCTGAGTTGGATGAGAGGACATCTCTTGCACCATGTGCCTCACCGTCAGAGATAGATCTTCATGCATTGCCATCTCCCAGCAAAGAGGAGGAGAAGGACACTGTATTCAATTTTCAAACAAAGTTTAAGTCAACCTCAAACACAGCAGCCAAACTTCCCAATGGACTTACTTCCCCCAGTAAGAAGCCAGTGAACCCCAAGCGGGCTCGTCTACCCCAGCTGAAGCGACTACAGTCAGAGCCTTGGGGTCTGATTGCCCCGTCTGTGTTGGCAGCAGCAAATGAAGAGAGCAAGAGAGCCAACTCAGATGAAGATGTTGTTGCAGGTGTCAATGGTCTGAGCCTGTCTAAAAGAGGCACTCTGTCCCGGCATAACAGCGTGGACGGAAAGGACATCTTGTTTCCGATATTGGGAGATCAGACCGCAAAAATCTCCCAAACATCATCTTCCAAGGCCTCCTATGAGAGATCGCTAGCACAGCACCAACCCCTGGGACGGCGTAGCACTGTCCCCACAGAACAGGATGGCTGTGGAGGAAACTTGGGGCCAGCTAGCCTCAGAGACACACTGCACCGGAGGCGACTGGGGAATGAACACTACGACTCAGACTCCCAGCTGTACTCAGATTCCAGCATGCTAGACTCTCCTAAGGCACCCCTGGAGAGAAGGAAGCTCAATACATCCCCTCTTGCTATGCTTACAGGCTCACGAGAGTCCTTGGACAGCAATCCCAGTACCTCGTCCCCTAGCACAGCCAGATGCAGAGCACCTGGCCTACTGGAGCGGCGCGGCTCTGGAACACTATTGCTGGACTATATATCCCACACCCGCCCAGGTCACCTGCCCCCACTAAACGTCAACCCCAACCCTCCGATTCCAGATATAGGGGCAAGCAGCAAGCCCTCATCCCCACTTGCAGCAGGTATCAGACCAATAGCTCCCGTAGCACCCAACTCACCAAAGAGAAGCAACCTCAGGACGAAAAAGAAGCTTGTGAGAAGGCACTCTATGCAAGTGGAACAGATGAAGCAGCTTTCAAACTTTGAAGAGCCCAACCATCAATCTTGA
- the idh2 gene encoding isocitrate dehydrogenase [NADP], mitochondrial: MAGYLKVLSSLTRSAATLSKNPAVLAPASCQSLQQRNYADKRIKVAQPVVEMDGDEMTRIIWEFIKEKLILSNVDVELKYYDLGLPYRDQTDDQVTIDSAIATQKYNVAVKCATITPDEARVEEFNLKKMWKSPNGTIRNILGGTVFREPIICKNIPRLVPGWTQPITIGRHAHGDQYKATDFVVSQPGKFKMVFSPADGSKTKEWEVFDFPGGGCGMGMYNTDESITGFAHSCFQYAIQKKWPLYMSTKNTILKAYDGRFKDIFQDIFEKNYKPEFDKLKIWYEHRLIDDMVAQVLKSSGAFVWACKNYDGDVQSDILAQGFGSLGLMTSVLVCPDGKTIEAEAAHGTVTRHYREHQKGRPTSTNPIASIFAWTRGLEHRGKLDGNPDLIKFSQTLERVCVETVESGVMTKDLAGCIHGLANCKLNEHYVNTTDFLDAIKTNLDKALGK, encoded by the exons atggcaggTTACTTGAAGGTCCTCAGCTCTCTCACTAGGTCCGCCGCCACTCTATCAAAAAACCCCGCCGTTCTTGCTCCAGCTTCTTGCCAGAGTTTGCAACAGAGGAACT ATGCCGATAAACGTATCAAGGTGGCACAGCCGGTGGTGGAGATGGACGGAGATGAGATGACCAGGATCATCTGGGAGTTCATCAAAGAAAAG CTCATTCTGTCCAATGTGGATGTGGAGCTGAAGTACTATGACCTGGGTCTTCCTTATCGTGACCAGACTGATGACCAAGTCACAATCGACTCTGCTATAGCTACCCAGAAATACAATGTTGCTGTGAAATGCGCCACCATTACACCCGACGAAGCTAGGGTCGAAG AGTTCaatctgaagaaaatgtggAAGAGTCCCAACGGAACCATCAGGAACATTCTGGGCGGCACTGTCTTCCGTGAGCCAATCATCTGCAAGAACATTCCTAGACTTGTTCCTGGCTGGACACAGCCCATCACCATTGGCAGACACGCCCACGGTGACCAG tacAAAGCAACAGACTTCGTTGTGAGCCAACcaggaaaattcaaaatggtctTCTCTCCAGCTGATGGAAGCAAAACTAAGGAGTGGGAGGTGTTCGATTTCCCTGGTGGTGGCTGTGGAATGGGCATGTACAACACTGATGAG TCCATCACTGGCTTCGCTCACAGCTGCTTCCAGTACGCCATCCAGAAAAAATGGCCTCTCTACATGAGCACTAAGAACACCATCCTGAAGGCTTACGATGGCAGATTCAAGGACATTTTCCAGGATATCTTTGAGAA AAACTACAAGCCAGAGTTTGACAAGCTGAAGATCTGGTATGAGCACAGGCTCATCGACGACATGGTGGCTCAGGTGCTGAAGTCGTCGGGTGCCTTTGTGTGGGCCTGCAAGAACTATGATGGAGATGTACAGTCTGACATCCTTGCTCAGG GTTTTGGCTCTCTGGGGTTGATGACCTCAGTGCTGGTGTGTCCTGATGGAAAAACCATTGAGGCCGAGGCCGCCCACGGCACAGTAACCAGGCATTACCGTGAGCACCAGAAG GGTAGGCCAACTAGCACTAACCCCATTGCCAGCATCTTTGCTTGGACCAGAGGACTGGAGCACCGTGGCAAACTGGATGGAAACCCAGACCTGATCAA GTTCTCTCAGACTCTAGAACGGGTGTGCGTGGAGACTGTGGAGAGCGGTGTGATGACCAAGGATCTGGCTGGCTGCATTCACGGTCTCGCCAA CTGTAAGCTGAACGAGCATTACGTCAACACCACAGACTTCTTGGATGCCATCAAGACAAACCTAGACAAGGCACTGGGCAAATGA